The Vicinamibacteria bacterium genome includes a window with the following:
- a CDS encoding TlpA disulfide reductase family protein, with translation MRVHVLVVAALLSSTCAAAPKVELGAAPPFDLPDLAGGRVSLASLKGKVVVLDFWATWCGPCIQEIPEYAAFWRKNQPRGIEVVGVVVDSGAPQEIQDFVREYRIPYRQLLGDDKVQEAYGATQGYPTTFVIDGQGQLRSKVLGSPPSKFRRLQETVDSALGSR, from the coding sequence GTGAGGGTGCACGTTCTCGTCGTCGCCGCCCTGCTGAGCAGCACCTGTGCCGCTGCGCCGAAGGTCGAGCTGGGCGCCGCCCCCCCCTTTGACCTGCCCGATCTGGCGGGGGGGAGGGTCAGCCTCGCGTCCTTGAAGGGTAAGGTGGTGGTGCTGGACTTCTGGGCCACGTGGTGCGGGCCCTGCATCCAGGAGATCCCCGAGTACGCCGCTTTCTGGCGGAAGAACCAGCCGCGGGGGATCGAGGTGGTGGGCGTGGTCGTGGACTCGGGGGCGCCCCAGGAGATCCAGGACTTTGTACGGGAGTACCGGATCCCGTACCGACAGCTGCTGGGCGACGACAAGGTCCAGGAGGCCTACGGCGCCACCCAGGGCTATCCCACCACCTTCGTCATCGACGGGCAGGGGCAACTCCGTTCCAAGGTGCTGGGAAGCCCACCGAGCAAGTTCCGGAGGCTTCAGGAGACGGTGGACTCCGCCCTCGGCTCCCGCTGA